In Streptomyces sp. SID8374, one genomic interval encodes:
- a CDS encoding ATP-dependent Clp protease ATP-binding subunit, with protein sequence MSMAFGSPPGSPDPFSDLLNRFFGMSPASSPPAVQRVPIGRLLTESSRELLDAAGRRAAEDGTSDLDTEHLLWAATQVEPTRRLLAQAGVDPERLGDRIAEVLPRESQEPSSEPGLTPAAKRTLALAHARSQAAEVSYIGPEHILGALLGDADSGASRFLRAQDVDTSKLNGMADGAGRRPGASGSAQQPSTTLDEFGRDLTEEARAGKLDPVVGRADEIEQTIEILSRRSKNNPVLIGEPGVGKTAIVEGLAQRIVAGEVPDTLKDKRVVSLDLSGMVAGAQYRGQFEERLKKVIEDVQEASGEIILFIDEIHTVVGAGATGEGSMDAGNMLKPALARGELHVVGATTIDEYRKYVEKDAALERRFQPVLIPEPTVEETVQILEGLRDAYEAHHQVRFADGALTAAAELSDRYISDRYLPDKAIDLMDQAGARVRLRSANRSTEVVSREDRLAKLRREKDQAVAAEEFEQAKALKEQIAEVEGELAGIEERREGVVSVTAADIADIVSRRTGIPVSQLTAGEKERLLKLEEEMHARIVGQDEAVTAVSEAVRRNRAGMGDPNRPVGSFLFLGPTGVGKTELAKTLAELLFGAEDRMIRFDMSEFQEKHTVARLVGAPPGYVGYDEAGQLTEKVRRNPYSVVLFDEVEKAHPDVFNTLLQILDDGRLTDGQGRTVDFRHCVVIMTSNIGAHRILAHEGDAAELKDELMEDLRGRFLPEFLNRIDDIIVFHSLTEDDLSEIVEHLLDRSKHRVHAQGLTLEVTEAAKKLLVAHGYQPAFGARPLRRTIQTELDNRIASLLLGGGAEPGDTIVADVKDDSLHCTIRRGDGADAGKTRGADEAPAATDHYDGKE encoded by the coding sequence ATGTCGATGGCATTCGGTTCTCCCCCCGGTTCGCCGGACCCCTTCAGCGACCTGCTGAATCGCTTCTTCGGCATGTCCCCGGCCTCGTCGCCCCCGGCCGTGCAACGTGTCCCCATCGGCCGGCTCCTCACGGAGTCCTCGCGCGAACTCCTCGACGCCGCCGGCCGCAGGGCCGCCGAGGACGGCACGTCCGACCTCGACACGGAGCACCTCCTGTGGGCCGCCACCCAGGTGGAGCCCACCCGCAGGCTGCTCGCCCAGGCCGGGGTCGACCCCGAGCGGCTCGGCGACCGGATCGCCGAGGTGCTGCCCCGGGAGTCGCAGGAGCCGTCGTCCGAGCCCGGCCTCACCCCGGCGGCCAAGCGGACCCTGGCCCTCGCCCACGCCAGGTCGCAGGCGGCCGAGGTCTCGTACATCGGGCCCGAGCACATCCTCGGCGCCCTCCTCGGCGACGCCGACTCCGGTGCCTCGCGGTTCCTGCGCGCCCAGGACGTGGACACCTCCAAGCTGAACGGCATGGCCGACGGGGCGGGCCGCAGGCCCGGCGCATCCGGCTCCGCGCAGCAGCCGTCCACCACCCTGGACGAATTCGGGCGCGACCTGACCGAGGAGGCCCGGGCGGGCAAGCTGGACCCCGTGGTCGGCCGGGCCGACGAGATCGAGCAGACCATCGAGATCCTGTCGCGGCGCTCCAAGAACAACCCCGTGCTCATCGGTGAGCCGGGCGTCGGCAAGACCGCCATCGTGGAGGGGCTCGCCCAGCGCATCGTCGCGGGCGAGGTGCCGGACACGCTGAAGGACAAGCGGGTCGTCTCGCTGGACCTGTCCGGCATGGTGGCCGGGGCCCAGTACCGCGGGCAGTTCGAGGAGCGGCTGAAGAAGGTCATCGAGGACGTCCAGGAGGCGAGCGGCGAGATCATCCTCTTCATCGACGAGATCCACACGGTCGTCGGAGCGGGTGCGACGGGCGAGGGTTCGATGGACGCGGGCAACATGCTCAAGCCCGCCCTCGCCCGCGGCGAGCTCCATGTGGTCGGTGCGACGACGATCGACGAATACCGCAAGTACGTCGAGAAGGACGCCGCCCTGGAGCGCCGCTTCCAGCCCGTCCTGATCCCGGAGCCCACCGTCGAGGAGACCGTACAGATCCTCGAAGGGCTGCGGGACGCGTACGAGGCGCACCACCAGGTCCGTTTCGCCGACGGGGCGCTGACGGCGGCCGCCGAGCTGTCCGACCGCTACATCAGCGACCGTTACCTGCCCGACAAGGCCATCGACCTGATGGACCAGGCCGGTGCCCGCGTACGGTTGCGCAGCGCCAACCGCTCCACCGAGGTCGTCAGCCGGGAGGACCGCCTCGCGAAGCTGCGCAGGGAGAAGGACCAGGCCGTCGCCGCCGAGGAGTTCGAGCAGGCCAAGGCGCTCAAGGAGCAGATCGCCGAGGTCGAGGGCGAGCTCGCCGGGATCGAGGAGCGCCGCGAGGGCGTCGTCTCGGTCACGGCCGCCGACATCGCCGACATCGTCTCCCGCCGCACCGGCATCCCGGTCTCCCAGCTCACCGCCGGTGAGAAGGAGCGTCTCCTCAAGCTGGAGGAGGAGATGCACGCCCGGATCGTCGGCCAGGACGAGGCCGTCACCGCCGTCTCCGAAGCCGTACGCCGCAACCGGGCCGGCATGGGGGACCCGAACCGGCCCGTGGGCTCGTTCCTCTTCCTCGGCCCCACCGGCGTCGGCAAGACCGAGCTGGCGAAGACCCTGGCCGAGCTGCTGTTCGGCGCGGAGGACCGGATGATCCGGTTCGACATGAGCGAGTTCCAGGAGAAGCACACGGTGGCCCGGCTCGTCGGAGCGCCGCCCGGATACGTCGGTTACGACGAGGCGGGCCAGCTGACCGAGAAGGTGCGGCGCAACCCGTACAGCGTGGTGCTGTTCGACGAGGTCGAGAAGGCGCACCCCGACGTCTTCAACACGCTGCTCCAGATCCTCGACGACGGCCGGCTCACGGACGGACAGGGCCGCACGGTCGACTTCCGCCACTGCGTCGTCATCATGACGTCCAACATCGGCGCGCACCGCATCCTCGCCCACGAAGGCGACGCCGCCGAGCTCAAGGACGAGCTGATGGAGGACCTGCGGGGGCGGTTCCTGCCCGAGTTCCTCAACCGCATCGACGACATCATCGTCTTCCACAGCCTCACCGAGGACGACCTGTCCGAGATCGTGGAGCACCTGCTGGACCGCAGCAAGCACCGCGTCCACGCGCAGGGCCTGACGCTGGAGGTCACCGAGGCGGCGAAGAAGCTCCTGGTGGCCCACGGCTACCAGCCGGCGTTCGGCGCCCGTCCGCTGCGCCGAACGATCCAGACGGAACTCGACAACCGTATCGCCTCCCTGCTCCTCGGCGGCGGGGCCGAACCGGGCGACACGATCGTCGCCGATGTGAAGGACGACTCCCTCCACTGCACGATCCGCAGGGGCGACGGCGCCGACGCCGGGAAGACGCGCGGGGCCGACGAGGCACCCGCGGCGACCGACCACTACGACGGCAAGGAGTGA
- a CDS encoding oxygenase MpaB family protein translates to METSAAGPAPGGRGPTDPGTVEPLGPDSLTWRWFGDWRGLLLAPWAGSMQNMHPELGAGVAEHSRFFEERWERLFRSLYPIGGVVYDGPLAARTAREVRGYHASISGVDERGRPYHALNPDTFYWAHATFFMLTVQVAERFGGGLTEAQRRTLFDEHVRWYALYGMSMRPVPGSWEEFQRYWDHMCTDVLEDNRPTRDVLNMRRIARPPLLRLLPSPLWALARFPMVRLTLWMTVGMYPEAVRERLGLRWTPRDERLLRVLGQLVHHVWRLVPERRRFHPRARAGWDRERNRPAPGPVETPARNLPPEERRGLPQHYVPAAPRPGRWSPGKGRWPGKAR, encoded by the coding sequence ATGGAGACATCAGCTGCCGGCCCGGCACCGGGCGGCCGGGGCCCGACCGATCCGGGAACCGTCGAACCGCTGGGCCCCGACTCCCTCACCTGGCGCTGGTTCGGCGACTGGAGGGGCCTCCTCCTCGCCCCCTGGGCCGGGTCGATGCAGAACATGCACCCCGAGCTGGGTGCGGGCGTCGCCGAACACTCGCGCTTCTTCGAGGAGCGCTGGGAGCGCCTCTTCCGCTCGCTTTACCCGATCGGGGGCGTGGTCTACGACGGCCCGCTCGCCGCCCGGACGGCCCGCGAAGTGCGCGGCTACCACGCCTCGATCAGCGGCGTCGACGAGCGGGGCCGCCCGTACCACGCGCTCAACCCGGACACGTTCTACTGGGCGCACGCCACGTTCTTCATGCTCACCGTCCAGGTGGCCGAGCGCTTCGGCGGCGGGCTCACCGAAGCGCAGCGGCGCACGCTCTTCGACGAGCACGTCCGCTGGTACGCGCTGTACGGCATGTCCATGAGGCCCGTTCCCGGCAGCTGGGAGGAGTTCCAGAGGTACTGGGACCACATGTGTACCGACGTCCTGGAGGACAACCGGCCGACCCGGGACGTCCTGAACATGCGACGTATCGCCCGACCACCCCTCCTGCGGCTGCTGCCCTCGCCGCTGTGGGCCCTCGCCCGGTTCCCGATGGTCCGGCTCACGCTGTGGATGACGGTCGGCATGTATCCGGAGGCCGTACGCGAACGCCTCGGGCTCCGCTGGACGCCCCGCGACGAACGGCTGCTGCGCGTACTGGGCCAACTGGTCCACCACGTCTGGCGGTTGGTCCCCGAGCGGCGCCGCTTCCACCCCCGCGCCCGCGCGGGCTGGGACCGCGAGCGGAACCGGCCGGCTCCCGGCCCGGTGGAGACACCGGCCCGGAACCTGCCGCCTGAGGAGCGGCGCGGGCTTCCCCAGCATTACGTACCGGCTGCTCCCCGTCCGGGGAGGTGGTCGCCGGGGAAAGGGAGATGGCCGGGGAAGGCGAGATGA
- a CDS encoding helix-turn-helix domain-containing protein — protein sequence MAERSWGGTKLADRRAARRQTLLDTAERLAGEEGCAAVTVRSVCRQARLTDRYFYESFSGRDDLLLAAFERVADEARGALEQAVALSDPRQEEVRARAAVSAFVALVLDAPHKGRLLLLEPFADPVLGAHSHRLMPVFTDLVGGQLSRVGDDIDRRMAAHALVGGLASLFAGWLHGTLDVPRERLEAHCVALVLAATASRA from the coding sequence TTGGCCGAGCGGAGCTGGGGCGGCACCAAGCTCGCCGACCGTCGCGCGGCCCGTCGGCAGACCCTGCTGGACACCGCCGAGCGCCTGGCCGGCGAGGAGGGGTGCGCGGCCGTCACGGTCCGGTCCGTCTGCCGGCAGGCGCGCCTGACCGACCGCTACTTCTACGAGAGCTTCAGCGGGCGCGACGACCTGCTCCTCGCCGCCTTCGAGCGGGTCGCCGACGAGGCCAGGGGCGCCCTGGAACAAGCCGTGGCGCTCAGCGACCCGCGGCAGGAGGAAGTCAGGGCCCGGGCCGCCGTCTCCGCCTTCGTCGCCCTCGTCCTCGACGCGCCGCACAAGGGCCGGCTGCTCCTCCTGGAGCCCTTCGCCGACCCGGTGCTCGGGGCCCACAGCCACCGCCTCATGCCGGTGTTCACGGACCTCGTCGGCGGCCAGCTCTCAAGGGTGGGGGACGACATCGACCGCCGGATGGCCGCGCACGCCCTGGTCGGCGGCCTGGCGAGCCTCTTCGCGGGGTGGCTGCACGGCACACTCGACGTGCCGCGCGAACGGCTGGAAGCACACTGCGTGGCGCTGGTGCTGGCGGCGACGGCCTCCCGGGCGTAG
- a CDS encoding OFA family MFS transporter — protein sequence MSPPIAPVGWSRWLVPPAALAIHLSIGQAYAWSVFKPPLEDALGLSGTQSALPFQLGIVMLGLSAAFGGTLVERRGPRWAMTVALICFSSGFLLSALGAATEQFWLIVFGYGFVGGIGLGIGYISPVSTLIKWFPDRPGMATGIAIMGFGGGALIASPWSAQMLESFGSDSSGIALAFLVHGLSYAVFMLLGVLLVRVPRPAGEERAADGRPAVPAGPQVSARQALRTPQFWLLWVVLCMNVTAGIGILEKAAPMIADFFADTSTPVSATAAAGFVALLSAANMAGRIGWSSTSDLIGRKNIYRVYLGAGTLMYALIALVGSSSKPLFVLCALVILSFYGGGFATIPAYLKDLFGTYQVGAIHGRLLTAWSTAGVLGPLIVNWIADRQEEAGKHGAELYGTSLVIMMGLLVIGFAANELVRPVHPSHHLDAVTPEKGAPDVRRRQRSESA from the coding sequence ATGAGTCCCCCCATCGCCCCCGTGGGCTGGAGTCGCTGGCTGGTTCCCCCCGCCGCCCTCGCGATCCACCTCTCCATCGGCCAGGCCTACGCCTGGTCCGTGTTCAAGCCACCGCTGGAGGACGCGCTCGGCCTCAGCGGTACGCAGAGCGCGCTCCCCTTCCAGCTCGGCATCGTCATGCTCGGCCTCTCCGCCGCCTTCGGCGGCACTCTCGTGGAGCGCCGGGGGCCGCGCTGGGCCATGACGGTCGCCCTCATCTGCTTCTCCTCCGGCTTCCTGCTCTCCGCGCTCGGCGCCGCGACCGAGCAGTTCTGGCTGATCGTGTTCGGGTACGGCTTCGTCGGAGGCATCGGTCTCGGGATCGGCTACATCTCGCCCGTCTCGACGCTGATCAAGTGGTTCCCCGACCGGCCCGGCATGGCCACGGGCATCGCCATCATGGGTTTCGGCGGCGGTGCGCTGATCGCCTCGCCCTGGTCGGCCCAGATGCTGGAGTCCTTCGGCAGCGACAGCTCCGGCATCGCGCTGGCCTTCCTCGTCCACGGACTGTCCTACGCCGTCTTCATGCTGCTCGGCGTCCTTCTTGTACGGGTACCGCGCCCGGCCGGCGAGGAGCGGGCGGCGGACGGTCGTCCCGCGGTGCCGGCCGGGCCCCAGGTGTCGGCGCGGCAGGCGCTGCGCACCCCGCAGTTCTGGCTGCTGTGGGTCGTGCTCTGCATGAACGTCACCGCCGGGATCGGCATCCTGGAGAAGGCCGCGCCGATGATCGCGGACTTCTTCGCGGACACCTCCACGCCCGTGTCGGCGACCGCCGCCGCCGGGTTCGTCGCCCTGCTGTCCGCGGCCAACATGGCGGGCCGCATCGGCTGGTCCTCCACGTCCGACCTGATCGGGCGCAAGAACATCTACCGCGTCTACCTCGGTGCGGGCACGCTCATGTACGCGCTCATCGCCCTGGTGGGCAGCTCGTCCAAGCCCCTGTTCGTCCTGTGCGCGCTGGTCATCCTCTCCTTCTACGGAGGCGGCTTCGCGACGATCCCCGCCTACCTCAAGGACCTTTTCGGCACCTATCAGGTCGGGGCGATCCACGGCCGGCTCCTCACCGCCTGGTCCACCGCCGGTGTTCTGGGGCCGCTCATCGTGAACTGGATCGCCGACCGGCAGGAGGAGGCCGGGAAGCACGGCGCGGAGCTGTACGGGACGTCGCTCGTCATCATGATGGGCCTGCTCGTGATCGGCTTCGCCGCCAATGAGCTGGTGCGGCCGGTGCACCCGTCCCACCACCTCGACGCGGTCACACCGGAGAAGGGAGCGCCCGATGTCCGACGACGCCAGCGGTCAGAGTCCGCCTGA
- a CDS encoding acyl-CoA dehydrogenase family protein produces the protein MSTDRTPTAPDGYAQPELDVQALTEVLDGEYAEIRDLVRTNLVTYASVLEEADELGFDAFRERVRDLVVEMAATGQTGMGFPKQYGGGGDVGASIAAFETLAFGDLSVLVKVGVQFGLFGGAILHLGTERHHDTYLPDLITGKLMGCFAMTETGHGSNVQALGTVARYDAAAQEFVITTEGDQARKDYIGNAARHGELAVVFAQLEVGGEGKGVHAFVVPIRVGGEEAPGVHIEDDGRKMGLNGVDNGRIRFDGVRVPREALLNRFADVTPEGVYESTIDNPDRRFFTMLGTLVQGRVSVGGAGVNAAKVALAIAIKYALRRRQFAAGSQEEEQLLLDYGLHQRRLLPLIAQTYALHFAQDVVRTQLHDVFSGAQDDPQGRRRLEARAAGTKALGTWHATRVIQECREACGGAGYLAVNRFAALKADSDIFTTFEGDNHVLLQLVAKGLLTDYASEFEDLDQLGMVRYVTNLAVETVIEKTSAHKLLERVRDLLPGGDQWDQEAGLLDSEYQLAMFRYREEHMLAGVARRLKAGVDRKRDPGAVFSEVQDHVIAVAHAHVERLVLEAFVEKMRTLPEGGNKVALGLLCDLFALSTIEADRAWFMEHGRLTVQRSKAITREVNDLCRKVRPLAGDLVDAWGIPSAMLRAPDLVG, from the coding sequence ATGAGCACCGACAGAACACCCACTGCCCCCGACGGATACGCGCAGCCGGAACTCGATGTCCAGGCCCTCACCGAGGTCCTGGACGGCGAGTACGCCGAGATCCGTGACCTGGTCCGCACCAACCTGGTGACGTACGCCTCGGTCCTGGAAGAGGCCGACGAGCTCGGCTTCGACGCGTTCCGCGAACGGGTGCGCGACCTCGTGGTCGAGATGGCGGCGACGGGCCAGACCGGCATGGGCTTCCCGAAGCAGTACGGCGGAGGCGGCGACGTCGGGGCCTCGATCGCCGCGTTCGAGACGCTCGCCTTCGGTGATCTGTCGGTGCTGGTGAAGGTCGGTGTGCAGTTCGGACTCTTCGGCGGCGCGATCCTGCACCTGGGCACCGAACGCCACCACGACACCTATCTGCCGGACCTGATCACCGGGAAGCTGATGGGCTGCTTCGCGATGACCGAGACCGGGCACGGCTCCAACGTGCAGGCGCTCGGCACCGTCGCGCGGTACGACGCCGCCGCCCAGGAGTTCGTCATCACCACCGAGGGCGACCAGGCGCGCAAGGACTACATCGGCAACGCGGCCCGCCACGGCGAGCTGGCGGTCGTCTTCGCCCAGCTGGAGGTGGGCGGGGAAGGCAAGGGCGTGCACGCCTTCGTCGTACCGATCCGGGTCGGCGGCGAGGAGGCGCCCGGCGTCCACATCGAGGACGACGGCCGCAAGATGGGTCTCAACGGCGTGGACAACGGGCGCATCCGGTTCGACGGGGTGCGGGTCCCCCGCGAGGCGCTGCTCAACCGGTTCGCCGACGTCACCCCCGAAGGCGTCTACGAGAGCACGATCGACAACCCCGACCGCCGCTTCTTCACCATGCTCGGCACCCTGGTCCAGGGCCGGGTCAGCGTCGGCGGCGCCGGGGTCAACGCCGCCAAGGTCGCCCTCGCCATCGCCATCAAGTACGCCCTGCGGCGCCGGCAGTTCGCGGCGGGCTCCCAGGAGGAGGAGCAGCTGCTCCTCGACTACGGCCTGCACCAGCGCCGTCTGCTGCCGCTCATCGCGCAGACGTACGCGCTGCACTTCGCGCAGGATGTCGTCCGTACGCAGCTGCACGACGTCTTCTCCGGCGCTCAGGACGACCCGCAGGGGCGGCGCCGACTGGAGGCACGGGCCGCCGGAACCAAGGCGCTCGGCACCTGGCACGCCACCCGGGTGATCCAGGAGTGCCGGGAGGCGTGCGGCGGCGCCGGCTATCTCGCCGTCAACCGCTTCGCCGCCCTCAAGGCCGACAGCGACATCTTCACCACCTTCGAGGGCGACAACCACGTCCTGTTGCAGCTCGTGGCCAAGGGCCTGCTCACCGACTACGCGAGCGAGTTCGAGGACCTGGACCAGCTCGGCATGGTCCGCTACGTCACCAACCTCGCCGTCGAGACGGTCATCGAGAAGACCTCGGCCCACAAGCTGCTCGAACGGGTACGTGACCTGCTGCCGGGCGGCGACCAGTGGGACCAGGAGGCCGGCCTGCTGGACTCGGAGTACCAGCTGGCGATGTTCCGCTACCGCGAGGAGCACATGCTCGCCGGAGTGGCCCGCAGGCTCAAGGCAGGGGTCGACCGCAAGCGCGACCCGGGCGCGGTCTTCTCGGAGGTGCAGGACCACGTCATCGCCGTCGCCCACGCACATGTCGAGAGGCTGGTGCTGGAGGCGTTCGTCGAGAAGATGCGTACGCTGCCCGAAGGCGGCAACAAGGTCGCGCTGGGCCTGCTGTGCGACCTGTTCGCCCTGTCGACGATCGAGGCGGACCGGGCGTGGTTCATGGAGCACGGCCGGCTGACCGTCCAGCGTTCCAAGGCGATCACCCGTGAGGTGAACGACCTCTGCCGCAAGGTCCGGCCCCTCGCGGGCGACCTCGTGGACGCGTGGGGCATCCCGTCCGCCATGCTGCGCGCCCCGGACCTGGTGGGCTGA
- a CDS encoding alpha/beta hydrolase, which translates to MKTHTLTTADADLVYDVHGPLPTTDGRPPLLMIGQPMDATGFAALAARFPDRTAVTYDPRGLGRSVRRDGRADHTPETQADDVHALIQELGAGPVEMFASSGGAVTALALVAKYPGDLTVLVAHEPPLITLTPDGPAAVRARAAVREAYEKRGWGAGMAAFVAMTSWEGAFTEAYFAQPEPDPAAFGMPTEDDGSRDDPLLSDRSWAISSYRPDADALTGAPTRVVIAVGEESEGVQTGRIAVATAELLGRRVTVFPSHHGGFLDGEFGYPGKPDEFARRLREVLDGAA; encoded by the coding sequence ATGAAGACCCACACGCTCACAACAGCCGACGCCGATCTCGTGTACGACGTCCACGGGCCGCTCCCCACCACCGACGGCCGCCCGCCGTTGCTGATGATCGGGCAGCCCATGGACGCCACCGGCTTCGCCGCGCTCGCCGCCCGCTTCCCCGACCGGACCGCGGTCACCTACGACCCGCGCGGACTGGGCCGCAGCGTCCGCAGGGACGGCCGGGCCGACCACACCCCCGAGACCCAGGCCGACGACGTGCACGCCCTGATCCAGGAGCTCGGCGCCGGACCGGTCGAGATGTTCGCCAGCAGCGGGGGAGCGGTCACCGCACTCGCGCTCGTGGCGAAGTACCCCGGCGACCTCACCGTCCTGGTCGCCCACGAACCGCCGCTCATCACCCTCACGCCCGACGGTCCCGCCGCCGTGCGGGCCCGCGCCGCCGTCCGGGAGGCGTACGAGAAGCGGGGGTGGGGGGCCGGAATGGCCGCCTTCGTGGCCATGACCTCCTGGGAGGGCGCATTCACCGAGGCGTACTTCGCACAGCCGGAGCCCGATCCGGCCGCGTTCGGGATGCCCACCGAGGACGACGGATCGCGCGACGATCCGCTGCTGTCCGACCGGTCCTGGGCGATCAGCAGCTACCGGCCGGACGCCGACGCGCTCACCGGCGCCCCCACCCGTGTGGTGATCGCGGTGGGGGAGGAGTCCGAGGGCGTCCAGACCGGGCGTATCGCCGTCGCGACCGCCGAACTGCTCGGCCGGCGGGTGACCGTGTTCCCGAGCCACCACGGCGGATTCCTCGACGGGGAGTTCGGCTACCCGGGGAAGCCGGACGAATTCGCCCGCCGTCTGCGTGAGGTACTCGACGGCGCCGCCTGA
- a CDS encoding class I SAM-dependent methyltransferase, protein MTGKRDRWAELTGGEAGEQYARRFARLAASGHDIHGEATFCAALLEPGARVLDAGCGTGRIAIRLAGLGHRCTGVDVDASMLAVARREAPAQEWLLGDLARTDALGLEPDFDLVLAAGNVIPLLAPGTEAAVIGQLSAVLRPGGLLVTGMGLDAAHLPLPEAPFGLAEFDRWCAGAGLTLRQRYATWSGDPYVPGCGYAVSVHARPDGS, encoded by the coding sequence ATGACCGGCAAACGGGACCGCTGGGCGGAACTGACCGGCGGTGAGGCCGGGGAGCAGTACGCCCGGCGTTTCGCGCGGCTCGCCGCATCGGGGCACGACATCCACGGCGAGGCCACGTTCTGCGCCGCGCTGCTGGAGCCCGGCGCCCGGGTACTCGACGCCGGGTGCGGCACCGGGCGGATCGCGATCCGGCTCGCCGGGCTGGGCCACCGCTGCACCGGCGTGGACGTCGACGCCTCGATGCTCGCCGTCGCCCGCCGTGAGGCCCCCGCACAGGAGTGGCTCCTCGGGGATCTGGCCCGCACGGACGCCCTCGGCCTGGAGCCGGACTTCGACCTGGTGCTCGCCGCCGGAAACGTCATCCCCCTCCTGGCCCCGGGCACCGAGGCGGCCGTCATCGGGCAGCTGTCCGCCGTACTGCGGCCCGGCGGTCTGCTGGTCACGGGCATGGGGCTGGACGCCGCGCACCTGCCGCTGCCCGAAGCCCCCTTCGGCCTCGCGGAGTTCGACCGGTGGTGCGCCGGGGCCGGACTGACCCTGCGGCAGCGCTACGCCACCTGGAGCGGCGACCCCTACGTCCCGGGCTGCGGTTACGCCGTCAGCGTGCACGCCCGCCCGGACGGGAGCTGA
- a CDS encoding iron chelate uptake ABC transporter family permease subunit gives MSGILVLRAGTLSLRAKRRTVVVCALLWVTLLALALWAFTLGSYPLSLGDLADVVSGDARNSVRTVVLEWRAPRIVAAVLFGAALAVGGAIFQSLTRNPLGSPDVIGFTTGSYTGVVLALLAGASSYSALAAGALTGGLLTAFTVYLLAFRRGVRGFRLIVVGIAIGALLHSVNTWFLVKADVDTALRAAVWGAGSLSGIGWPALLMAAVLTAGVALAAPVAQRRMRWLELGDETAAMLGIPVERTKLLLVVLGVAATAAVTAAAGPIAFVALAAPQIARRLTGRGSVDLAGAAPVGALLLLGADIAAQHAIPGVLLPTGAVTVCVGGAYLLVLLVRESRRGF, from the coding sequence GTGAGCGGGATCCTCGTCCTCAGGGCAGGCACCCTCAGCCTGAGAGCGAAGCGCCGTACGGTCGTCGTGTGCGCGCTGCTGTGGGTCACGCTGCTCGCGCTCGCCCTGTGGGCGTTCACCCTCGGCAGCTATCCGCTGAGCCTCGGCGACCTGGCCGATGTCGTGTCGGGCGACGCCAGGAACAGCGTCCGCACCGTCGTCCTGGAGTGGCGGGCGCCGCGCATCGTCGCCGCCGTCCTGTTCGGGGCGGCGCTGGCCGTCGGCGGCGCGATCTTCCAGTCCCTGACCCGCAACCCGCTCGGCAGCCCCGACGTCATCGGCTTCACCACCGGCTCGTACACCGGTGTCGTCCTCGCGCTCCTCGCGGGCGCGAGCAGCTACTCGGCCCTCGCGGCGGGTGCGCTCACCGGTGGGCTCCTCACCGCCTTCACCGTCTATCTGCTGGCGTTCCGGCGCGGTGTGCGGGGCTTCCGGCTCATCGTGGTGGGTATCGCGATCGGCGCCTTGCTGCACTCGGTCAACACGTGGTTCCTGGTGAAGGCCGATGTGGACACCGCGCTGCGGGCGGCGGTGTGGGGCGCGGGCTCACTGAGCGGCATCGGCTGGCCCGCCCTGCTGATGGCCGCCGTTCTGACGGCGGGGGTCGCGCTGGCCGCGCCCGTGGCGCAACGCCGGATGCGCTGGCTCGAACTGGGTGACGAGACGGCGGCGATGCTGGGTATCCCCGTGGAGCGTACGAAGCTGCTGCTGGTCGTCCTCGGTGTGGCCGCGACCGCCGCGGTGACCGCCGCCGCGGGCCCCATCGCCTTCGTCGCGCTGGCCGCGCCGCAGATCGCCCGCCGCCTCACCGGGCGAGGAAGCGTCGACCTCGCCGGTGCCGCGCCCGTCGGCGCGCTCCTGCTGCTCGGCGCGGACATCGCGGCGCAGCACGCGATCCCGGGCGTGCTGCTGCCGACCGGCGCGGTCACCGTGTGCGTCGGCGGGGCGTATCTGCTGGTCCTGCTGGTACGGGAGTCCCGGCGCGGGTTCTAG